A single Sceloporus undulatus isolate JIND9_A2432 ecotype Alabama unplaced genomic scaffold, SceUnd_v1.1 scaffold_12, whole genome shotgun sequence DNA region contains:
- the LOC121917184 gene encoding syntaxin-19-like, whose protein sequence is MKDRLQEFKLKAKQLQLLEESSCVSGVVAEEQGELEQTAVIFEKEPVTERYLNEIQRLHNDINNLATDVQKFSQQQKSLVASMRRFSVLKKECSATREIKIQAEHISMGLDDLSKTVKKVEKEYGSSSAVGRVLSSQRAVLFRRFQNIMFLYNGAITAKQEKCKGFIVRQLEVAGKQVSEEELNDMVQQGKWEIFNENLLTEVKITKAQLSEIEQRHKELVNLENQVKDLKGLFIQISLLVEEQGEMINNIEMEVTNTQDYVQASREKFRLAAKYRKRNPCRALCCCCCCPCSK, encoded by the coding sequence ATGAAAGACCGCCTTCAAGAATTTAAACTGAAAGCAAAGCAACTTCAACTACTAGAAGAAAGCAGCTGTGTTTCTGGTGTTGTGGCTGAGGAACAAGGAGAGCTTGAACAAACAGCTGTCATATTTGAAAAGGAGCCAGTAACAGAAAGGTACCTGAATGAAATCCAACGACTTCACAATGATATTAACAACTTGGCCACGGATGTTCAGAAGTTTAGTCAGCAGCAAAAGAgcctggtggcttccatgagAAGATTCAGTGTGCTTAAAAAGGAATGCAGTGCcacaagagaaataaaaattcaagCAGAACACATTAGTATGGGCTTGGATGACTTGTCAAAAACAGTGAAGAAGGTAGAAAAAGAGTATGGTTCATCATCTGCTGTTGGAAGGGTTCTTAGTTCTCAGCGGGCAGTCCTATTCCGCCGCTTCCAAAATATTATGTTTCTGTACAATGGTGCTATAACAGCCAAGCAAGAAAAATGCAAAGGTTTTATTGTGCGTCAGCTTGAAGTAGCAGGAAAACAAGTTTCTGAAGAAGAATTGAATGATATGGTTCAACAAGGGAAGTGGGAAATCTTCAATGAAAATCTGCTGACTGAGGTCAAGATCACTAAGGCTCAGCTATCTGAGATTGAACAAAGACATAAAGAACTGGTCAATCTGGAGAATCAGGTGAAAGACTTAAAGGGCCTCTTCATCCAAATCTCACTTTTGGTTGAAGAGCAAGGTGAAATGATCAACAACATTGAAATGGAAGTGACTAATACTCAGGATTATGTTCAGGCCTCAAGAGAAAAGTTCAGGCTGGCAGCAAAGTACCGAAAGAGAAATCCTTGTAGAGCAttatgctgctgttgctgctgtccATGCAGCAAATAA